A region of Cataglyphis hispanica isolate Lineage 1 chromosome 6, ULB_Chis1_1.0, whole genome shotgun sequence DNA encodes the following proteins:
- the LOC126850592 gene encoding uncharacterized protein LOC126850592, whose product MNTSSWEKQVTNMTNRIHSALYQLKLCRHLLPEALKSKLVISLIYPHVDYCCVAYTDMTTEQSLRLHRAVNAYVRFIFNVRTDEHITPYYVRLRWLKVNARRAYFVGCLLYKILETKQPSLLHSNFNCRIATSDRATRAPRDGLFLPLCRTELFKRSFRLTSARFWNGLPQSIRSAATLADFKQKLYSRLLVCAYP is encoded by the coding sequence ATGAATACCTCATCTTGGGAGAAGCAAGTTACTAATATGACAAACAGAATCCATTCTGctctatatcaattaaaactttgCAGGCACCTATTACCGGAAGCTCTCAAATCTAAGCTCGTCATTTCACTTATCTACCCACATGTTGATTATTGCTGTGTGGCTTACACGGACATGACAACCGAGCAAAGTCTGAGACTTCATAGAGCGGTGAATGCTTACGTCAGATTCATCTTCAACGTAAGGACTGATGAGCACATTACACCTTATTATGTAAGGCTACGATGGCTCAAGGTTAATGCTAGAAGAGCTTACTTTGTGGGATGCCTGTTGTATAAGATATTGGAAACTAAACAACCAAGTCTTCTGCACTCCAATTTCAACTGTAGGATTGCAACATCCGACCGTGCCACTAGGGCTCCGAGGGATGGGCTATTTCTGCCACTATGTAGAACTGAATTATTTAAACGGTCTTTTAGACTTACGTCGGCTAGGTTTTGGAATGGTCTCCCTCAGTCTATTAGGAGTGCGGCGACACTGGcggattttaaacaaaagttatATTCGCGGTTGCTAGTCTGTGCCTATCCATGA